A window of the Oscillospiraceae bacterium NTUH-002-81 genome harbors these coding sequences:
- a CDS encoding sialate O-acetylesterase has protein sequence MKKRYLHRCIPPLLLSAFLLTACTQQANVPASTETAQTETAREETTQTQTAQTDGEASEPTTDASFIDTNEDSASATAENSQPSESAQAQSVDLMIFAGQSNMAGNGDADQAPEVPEGHGYEFRAVTDPTTLYPVEDPFGIEENREDGIYDIWSDSGTRRKLGDLVPAFMNAYYDSTGVPVVGVSASEGATTIDQWMPGTARYDDLVSRCQAAKDYLHENEAYTLRHVYLVWCQGESDGDANISEDAYYTAMQELMDTLCQDGVVEQCLVIRIGNFGADPKKYDKVMAAQTRLCREDPSVVLISTRFAEMADTGLMRDVYHYTQEGYNLTGAEAGQNAASYAITGREPMLWDYESGKIYTASPSNSVE, from the coding sequence ATGAAAAAAAGATACCTACATAGATGCATTCCGCCCCTGCTCCTGTCCGCTTTTCTCCTGACAGCCTGCACCCAGCAGGCAAACGTCCCGGCCAGCACGGAGACAGCGCAGACAGAGACTGCACGGGAAGAAACAACACAGACGCAAACAGCACAGACAGACGGAGAAGCATCGGAACCCACCACGGATGCTTCTTTCATCGATACCAACGAAGATTCCGCATCCGCCACCGCAGAGAATTCCCAGCCATCAGAATCCGCCCAGGCCCAGTCCGTAGACCTGATGATCTTCGCAGGCCAGTCCAACATGGCAGGCAACGGCGACGCTGATCAGGCCCCGGAAGTACCGGAAGGCCACGGTTATGAATTCCGCGCTGTGACAGATCCAACCACCCTGTACCCGGTGGAGGATCCCTTCGGCATCGAGGAAAACCGGGAGGATGGCATTTACGACATCTGGTCAGACAGCGGCACCCGCCGGAAGCTGGGAGATCTGGTACCAGCGTTCATGAATGCCTACTATGACAGCACCGGCGTACCTGTGGTGGGCGTCAGCGCTTCCGAGGGGGCCACCACCATCGATCAGTGGATGCCGGGAACGGCCCGGTATGACGATCTGGTGAGCCGCTGCCAGGCGGCAAAGGATTACCTGCATGAAAACGAAGCATACACTCTGCGGCACGTATATCTTGTCTGGTGCCAGGGCGAGAGCGACGGCGACGCCAATATTTCCGAGGACGCCTACTACACGGCCATGCAGGAACTGATGGATACCCTCTGTCAGGATGGTGTGGTGGAGCAGTGCCTGGTCATCCGCATCGGCAATTTCGGTGCAGACCCGAAAAAGTATGACAAAGTCATGGCAGCCCAGACCCGCCTGTGCCGGGAAGATCCGTCGGTGGTGCTCATTTCCACCCGATTTGCCGAGATGGCAGACACCGGCCTCATGCGGGATGTGTACCACTACACCCAGGAGGGCTACAACCTGACGGGCGCCGAAGCCGGGCAAAATGCTGCCAGCTACGCCATCACCGGACGGGAACCCATGCTGTGGGACTACGAAAGCGGAAAAATCTACACCGCCTCCCCATCAAATTCGGTTGAATAA
- a CDS encoding glycosyltransferase family 2 protein, which produces MSQNTNEVELTILMPCLNEAETLEVCIKKAFHFLEEYHVDGEVLIADNGSTDGSQEIAKRCGARLVHVPVKGYGAALIGGCDAAYGKYVIMGDADDSYDFLHLMPFLEKLREGYELVMGNRFKGGIAKGAMPPLHRYIGNPVLSFIGRLFYPSDIGDFHCGLRGYNKESIQKLDLQTTGMEYASEMVVKATLMHLKMTEVPTTLAPDGRSRPPHLRSFRDGWRHLKFLLIHSPKWLFLYPGVVLFVLGLIMMLVLLPGPLHMGSVAFDIHTMLAGSGCMILGSQMVQFALYTNAYAKVSGFIPVTARTDNLLERLTTENGTLAGLILVVIGIVIAILSVVLWKNTSFGDLDPQRVMRYTIPAMTCIVIGAQIIFGSFFLGILKIKHK; this is translated from the coding sequence ATGTCGCAGAACACGAATGAAGTAGAGTTGACGATCCTCATGCCCTGCCTGAACGAGGCAGAAACGCTTGAGGTGTGTATAAAGAAGGCGTTTCACTTCCTGGAGGAGTATCATGTAGACGGCGAGGTGCTGATCGCGGACAACGGCAGCACGGACGGCTCCCAGGAGATCGCAAAACGTTGTGGAGCCCGGCTGGTACATGTGCCGGTGAAGGGCTACGGGGCCGCGCTGATCGGCGGCTGTGATGCGGCCTATGGAAAATATGTGATCATGGGCGATGCAGATGACAGCTATGATTTTCTGCACCTGATGCCGTTTCTGGAGAAGCTGCGGGAGGGCTATGAGCTGGTGATGGGTAACCGTTTCAAGGGTGGTATTGCGAAAGGGGCCATGCCGCCGCTGCACCGCTATATCGGCAACCCGGTGCTGTCTTTTATCGGCCGTCTGTTTTATCCCAGCGATATCGGCGATTTCCACTGCGGCCTGCGCGGTTATAATAAGGAAAGCATTCAGAAGCTGGATCTGCAAACGACCGGTATGGAGTATGCCAGTGAGATGGTGGTGAAGGCCACGCTGATGCATCTGAAAATGACGGAGGTGCCCACGACGCTGGCGCCGGATGGCCGTTCCCGTCCGCCGCATCTGCGCAGCTTCCGGGATGGCTGGCGGCATCTGAAGTTTCTGCTCATCCACAGCCCCAAGTGGCTGTTCCTGTATCCGGGCGTGGTGCTGTTTGTGCTGGGCCTGATCATGATGCTTGTGCTGCTGCCAGGCCCGCTGCATATGGGTTCTGTGGCATTTGACATTCACACGATGCTGGCCGGTTCGGGCTGTATGATCCTGGGCAGCCAGATGGTACAGTTTGCCCTGTACACCAACGCCTACGCCAAGGTATCCGGCTTTATTCCGGTAACCGCCCGCACGGACAACCTGCTGGAGCGGCTGACGACGGAGAACGGCACACTGGCCGGGCTGATTCTGGTCGTTATTGGCATTGTCATCGCCATTTTGTCGGTGGTGCTCTGGAAAAATACTTCCTTTGGTGACCTGGATCCCCAGCGCGTGATGCGTTATACGATTCCGGCCATGACCTGCATCGTCATCGGCGCACAGATCATTTTCGGAAGCTTTTTCCTTGGCATTTTGAAAATCAAACATAAATAA
- a CDS encoding glycosyltransferase family 39 protein codes for MKASTLQTIDKGKHGLYLFSIGVLFFLTALAFLHAPASTIHMDFLAAVMPRWALTLLVLALAVVLAFVLLFFYQKLISLPEKTQILVVGILAALGILLQYALLFTFRATLRYDHLKVFDEALEIFRTGEISMTYGEAYFAQYPFNIPITLFNYLVLNIAKLIGIPKSGYMLTIQCVYLAGTDLAVFFSYRILRMLRSRNTATLFALLCIINPLMYMYGFACYTTILMLPFLMSNLLLFFTMLKEKRPKRKIIYAFLLGVAFILGTKIRANLLITLITFAGYLIIHVRNADTFVEKKKQVVFLLLAALIGGGLCYSACMSAEHKYVKGDYTDTQLPPSYYFLFSSKLDSLGSYNEEDHVFIQGFETEDEKNNAAWHALFARLAENGLSGNAFLADYKLSFTWSDGIDDYPEFLHTTDVYGTLHDFLAGSRKDLFALYCHVYHVMTMAALVYAVFLAFRRKCDTPFYCVYLNLLGAMLFHLMWEAGWAYSISFTMLVLLLAAEGMDCFSGKMAESIHQSVDSSQADGTFRSDSVSDGTISSGASSRYWRILACGALVITLGISVIYGRSLFTVPFKQMEYAVMQDMSEGEDLQELLTGEVITQTFTTSRSFNHIGCKVLNPLGDANPSSYRIEVLDSDGNVLGSRDLGGSEVLNKDYAYVKFDTVVPVGEETYTIRVTGLSAEPGSALTFLYYNSGNWDIYPEGKMTGLNSGEMSDLTFVVYDSVTKCFFN; via the coding sequence ATGAAAGCATCGACGTTGCAAACCATTGATAAAGGAAAACACGGGCTGTACCTGTTCAGCATCGGCGTTCTGTTTTTCCTCACAGCGCTGGCCTTCCTGCATGCGCCTGCAAGCACCATCCACATGGATTTTCTGGCAGCCGTCATGCCCCGCTGGGCACTGACACTGCTGGTGCTGGCACTGGCGGTGGTGCTGGCCTTTGTCTTGCTGTTTTTTTACCAAAAACTGATCTCCCTGCCGGAGAAAACCCAGATACTGGTTGTAGGCATTCTGGCAGCACTTGGCATTTTGCTGCAATACGCGCTGCTTTTTACCTTTCGGGCCACGCTGCGCTACGATCACCTGAAGGTGTTTGACGAGGCGCTGGAAATTTTCCGCACCGGAGAGATTTCCATGACCTACGGGGAGGCGTATTTTGCCCAGTATCCGTTCAACATTCCGATCACCCTGTTCAACTATCTGGTGCTGAATATCGCCAAACTTATCGGCATTCCGAAGAGCGGCTACATGCTGACCATCCAGTGCGTGTACCTGGCAGGAACCGATCTGGCGGTATTTTTCTCCTATCGGATTTTGCGGATGCTGCGCTCCCGGAATACAGCCACCCTGTTTGCCCTGCTGTGCATCATCAATCCGCTCATGTACATGTACGGTTTTGCCTGCTACACCACCATCCTCATGCTGCCGTTTCTCATGAGCAATCTGCTGCTGTTTTTCACCATGTTAAAAGAAAAGCGGCCGAAACGGAAGATCATCTACGCCTTCCTCTTAGGCGTCGCGTTTATCCTGGGCACCAAGATCCGGGCCAACCTGCTGATCACGCTGATCACTTTTGCAGGCTATCTCATCATTCATGTGCGCAATGCCGATACCTTTGTGGAGAAAAAGAAACAGGTGGTATTCCTGCTGCTGGCTGCCCTCATCGGCGGCGGCCTGTGCTACAGCGCCTGCATGTCGGCAGAGCACAAATACGTGAAAGGGGATTACACCGATACCCAGCTGCCGCCGTCCTATTATTTTCTCTTTTCTTCCAAGCTGGACAGCCTGGGCTCCTACAACGAGGAAGACCATGTGTTTATCCAAGGCTTTGAAACCGAGGATGAGAAAAATAATGCTGCCTGGCATGCGCTCTTTGCCCGGCTTGCGGAAAACGGCCTGTCCGGCAATGCGTTTCTGGCAGATTATAAGTTGTCCTTCACTTGGAGCGATGGCATCGACGATTACCCGGAATTTCTGCACACCACCGACGTCTACGGCACGCTGCATGATTTTCTGGCGGGCAGCCGCAAAGACCTGTTTGCCCTGTATTGCCATGTGTACCATGTGATGACCATGGCGGCGCTGGTGTACGCCGTGTTCCTGGCTTTCCGCCGGAAATGCGATACGCCGTTTTACTGTGTGTATCTGAACCTGCTGGGTGCCATGCTCTTTCACCTCATGTGGGAGGCCGGATGGGCGTACAGCATCAGCTTCACCATGCTGGTACTGCTGCTGGCGGCAGAGGGGATGGACTGCTTTTCGGGAAAAATGGCTGAAAGCATACACCAGTCCGTTGACAGTTCACAGGCGGATGGTACGTTCCGATCTGATTCTGTTTCTGACGGTACAATCTCATCAGGCGCATCCTCCCGATATTGGCGCATCCTTGCCTGCGGCGCTTTGGTGATCACGTTGGGGATCAGCGTGATCTATGGAAGATCTCTCTTCACCGTGCCCTTCAAGCAGATGGAATACGCCGTCATGCAGGACATGTCCGAGGGAGAAGACTTGCAGGAACTGCTCACCGGCGAGGTCATCACCCAGACCTTCACCACCAGCCGCAGCTTCAACCACATCGGCTGTAAGGTGCTCAATCCCCTGGGCGACGCCAATCCCTCCTCCTACCGGATCGAGGTACTGGACAGCGATGGAAATGTGCTGGGCAGCCGGGATCTGGGCGGCAGCGAAGTGCTGAACAAAGACTACGCTTATGTGAAATTTGATACTGTTGTTCCCGTCGGGGAAGAAACGTACACCATCCGGGTCACCGGCCTGTCGGCAGAGCCCGGATCAGCGCTGACATTCCTGTATTACAACAGTGGAAACTGGGATATTTATCCTGAGGGAAAGATGACGGGGCTGAACAGTGGGGAAATGTCTGACCTGACGTTTGTTGTATATGATTCCGTGACCAAGTGCTTTTTTAACTGA
- a CDS encoding GtrA family protein: MKAMGAKLWTLIEAIAHFFVFGFLGLFHKELTDEQWEAFMQFVKFGMVGLSNTALTYILYAVFVTLGLHYQLSNVLSYVAGIFNSYYWNNKYVFEEEEGKKRNHVKALAKVFASYGVSFCVGAVLLFVWVDLLGISQYLGPVINLLITIPLNFILNKLWAFH; this comes from the coding sequence ATGAAAGCGATGGGAGCAAAGCTCTGGACACTGATCGAAGCCATTGCCCATTTCTTCGTGTTCGGTTTTCTGGGACTTTTCCATAAAGAACTGACGGACGAACAGTGGGAAGCCTTCATGCAGTTCGTCAAATTCGGCATGGTTGGACTGTCCAATACGGCGCTGACCTACATCCTGTATGCCGTTTTCGTCACCCTGGGGCTGCACTATCAGCTCAGCAACGTGCTCAGCTATGTAGCCGGCATCTTCAATTCCTACTACTGGAATAATAAGTACGTGTTCGAGGAAGAAGAGGGCAAGAAGCGCAACCATGTGAAAGCGCTGGCTAAGGTATTCGCCTCCTACGGCGTCAGCTTCTGTGTGGGAGCCGTGCTGCTGTTCGTCTGGGTTGACCTGCTGGGCATTTCCCAGTATCTGGGGCCGGTCATCAACCTGCTGATCACCATTCCGCTGAACTTTATTCTGAATAAACTGTGGGCTTTCCACTAG
- a CDS encoding glycosyltransferase family 2 protein — protein sequence MSKISIVIPVYYNADTLMLLYEDMKAKILGVLGDYELVFVDDGSGDNSWEIMNQIREMDDRVKLVKLSRNFGEHAAILAGLAQCTGDCAVTKQADLQEDSELILDMYDSWKRGNKVVLAVRAERDEGAVQKFFANLYYAIVRKFVMKDMPVGGFDCYLLDRQVIEVLLMLDEKNSALTLQVLWVGFKSEKIYFHRKAREIGESRWTLSKKIKLVLDSMMSFSYTPVHFMSMCGVGFFVLAFIFAILLIIQTCVYGADVAGWASIMVLLLFSSGLIMFMLGILGEYVYRALDASRNRPPFLIDEVRDSRMSAVDHAKSYEEQKRFLKEDFAGRVSAETIFAEKEEEKPE from the coding sequence ATGAGTAAAATTTCAATCGTTATCCCGGTATATTACAATGCGGACACGCTGATGCTGCTGTACGAGGATATGAAAGCCAAGATCCTGGGCGTCCTCGGCGATTATGAGCTGGTGTTCGTGGATGACGGATCGGGAGATAATTCCTGGGAGATCATGAACCAGATCCGGGAAATGGATGACCGGGTGAAGCTGGTGAAGCTTTCCAGAAACTTCGGCGAGCATGCGGCCATTCTGGCGGGCCTTGCCCAGTGTACCGGCGACTGCGCCGTGACCAAGCAGGCCGATCTGCAGGAAGATTCCGAGCTGATCCTGGACATGTACGACAGCTGGAAACGGGGCAACAAGGTGGTGCTGGCCGTCCGTGCAGAGCGGGATGAAGGGGCGGTACAGAAGTTTTTTGCAAACCTGTATTATGCCATCGTCCGCAAATTCGTCATGAAGGACATGCCGGTGGGCGGTTTTGACTGTTACCTGCTGGACCGTCAGGTCATCGAAGTGCTGCTGATGCTGGATGAGAAAAATTCTGCCTTGACGCTGCAGGTGCTCTGGGTGGGCTTCAAATCCGAGAAAATCTATTTTCACCGGAAAGCAAGAGAAATCGGGGAATCCCGGTGGACGTTGTCTAAGAAGATCAAGCTTGTTCTGGACTCCATGATGAGCTTTTCCTATACACCGGTGCATTTTATGTCCATGTGTGGCGTGGGATTTTTTGTTCTGGCCTTTATTTTTGCTATCCTGCTGATCATTCAGACGTGTGTATACGGCGCAGATGTGGCCGGATGGGCGAGCATTATGGTGCTGTTGCTGTTTTCCAGCGGCCTGATCATGTTCATGCTGGGTATCCTGGGCGAGTACGTTTACCGTGCGCTGGATGCCTCCCGGAACCGTCCGCCCTTCCTCATTGACGAGGTGCGGGACAGCCGGATGTCAGCCGTTGATCATGCAAAAAGCTACGAGGAACAGAAGCGTTTCCTGAAAGAAGACTTTGCGGGACGGGTATCTGCGGAAACCATTTTTGCAGAGAAAGAGGAGGAAAAGCCGGAATGA
- a CDS encoding FdtA/QdtA family cupin domain-containing protein has protein sequence MSIKDEYRILEFAEHGDDRGNLVIAEGNQDIPFEIKRVFYMYGSDPHIIRGQHANRESEFVLINVGGTSKVKVDNGFETDIIELNKPRMGLYIPTMMWKDMYDFSSDSILLVLASTHYDASEYIRDYDEFLKEVGRTHE, from the coding sequence ATGAGTATTAAAGACGAATATCGTATTTTGGAATTCGCGGAGCACGGGGATGACCGGGGCAATTTGGTCATTGCAGAGGGCAATCAGGATATTCCGTTTGAGATCAAGCGGGTGTTCTATATGTACGGTTCCGATCCGCACATTATCCGTGGGCAGCATGCCAACCGGGAATCCGAGTTTGTCCTGATCAACGTGGGCGGGACATCCAAGGTAAAGGTGGACAATGGCTTTGAGACGGATATCATTGAGCTGAACAAACCGAGAATGGGGCTCTATATTCCGACCATGATGTGGAAGGATATGTATGACTTTTCTTCGGATTCGATTCTGCTGGTACTCGCCAGCACCCATTACGATGCCAGCGAGTATATCCGTGACTATGATGAATTCCTGAAAGAAGTAGGTAGAACCCATGAGTAA
- a CDS encoding DegT/DnrJ/EryC1/StrS family aminotransferase: protein MKIMPNRLDRGFYMYQKEFEDKALEVLRSGWYVLGNEVKSFEEEWAAYTGAKYCVGLASGLDALWMAFRILGIGAGNEVIVQGNTYIASVMGITMNGATPIFVEPDEYYNIDASKIEEKITERTKAILVVHLYGQASQMDKIVALTKKYNLRLVEDCAQSHGACWQGQMTGTFGDIGCFSFYPSKNLGAFGDGGAIVTNDEKIAQDFRVYRNYGSEKRYYNKVVGANSRLDEIQAGLLRVRLSHLDELAAEKVRIADRYTAELHNPLFELPKIREGASHIWHQYVLRSEKRDELIAYLDKKDIGTIIHYPIPPHLSEAYQYLGYKEGAFPITERYAKSVVSIPMYNGMTEEEQSIVIDALNKFNG, encoded by the coding sequence ATGAAGATTATGCCGAATCGTCTGGACCGGGGATTTTATATGTACCAGAAGGAATTTGAGGACAAGGCACTGGAGGTGCTTCGTTCCGGCTGGTATGTGCTCGGCAATGAGGTAAAGAGCTTCGAGGAGGAATGGGCTGCGTACACAGGGGCAAAATACTGTGTGGGACTGGCCAGCGGACTGGATGCGCTGTGGATGGCGTTCCGCATTCTGGGCATCGGAGCAGGAAACGAAGTAATCGTGCAGGGCAACACGTATATCGCCAGCGTCATGGGCATTACCATGAACGGCGCGACACCGATTTTTGTGGAGCCCGATGAATATTATAATATTGACGCATCGAAGATCGAGGAAAAGATCACAGAGCGGACAAAAGCGATCCTGGTGGTGCATCTGTACGGACAGGCTTCCCAGATGGACAAGATCGTGGCACTGACGAAGAAATATAACCTCCGCCTGGTGGAGGACTGTGCCCAGTCTCACGGCGCCTGCTGGCAGGGACAGATGACAGGAACCTTCGGCGATATCGGCTGCTTTTCCTTCTATCCGTCCAAGAATCTGGGCGCATTCGGAGATGGCGGCGCCATTGTCACCAATGATGAGAAAATCGCCCAGGATTTCCGGGTTTACCGCAATTACGGCAGTGAGAAGCGCTACTACAACAAGGTGGTAGGCGCCAACTCCCGTCTGGATGAGATCCAGGCAGGCCTTCTGCGGGTGCGGCTGTCCCATCTGGACGAGCTGGCAGCAGAGAAGGTGCGCATCGCCGACCGGTATACGGCAGAGCTTCACAATCCGTTGTTTGAGCTGCCGAAGATCAGAGAGGGCGCTTCCCATATCTGGCACCAGTACGTGCTGCGCAGTGAAAAACGGGACGAGCTCATTGCCTATCTGGACAAAAAAGACATCGGCACGATCATTCATTACCCGATCCCGCCGCATCTGTCCGAGGCCTATCAGTATCTGGGCTACAAAGAGGGGGCATTCCCCATCACGGAGCGTTATGCCAAATCGGTGGTGTCCATTCCGATGTACAACGGCATGACCGAAGAGGAACAGAGCATTGTCATTGATGCTTTAAATAAATTTAATGGTTAG
- a CDS encoding acyltransferase family protein, producing the protein MAKSARDSSLDAVKGFTILIVMLGHVLVLNKINDPVIYDWIKAVQMPLFMMVSGYLCGKAVKVGSFADYGWMLKKRAVGYLLPFLAWTLVFHLDDFTWAFPAYLEQPERGLWFLITLFVLTFMVYTAQLAEALLGGGRKGKVAFWLVYGALTVLVLLEARAGIPWLGPHLTKIYLPFYMAAYLWGEYQPRITAHFSPELWKKLVNGIAIAGGIYCIAAAVGMDLMVMNGIRDYVLQNLASFGGCISVIVFFYRLRDGRCKRFLAWLGQYTLEIYSIHYHFARILNPGTLDFAVYSLPWLGFVAASFCVMSVLTALVVVACRHFQVTRFLLYGKK; encoded by the coding sequence ATGGCGAAGAGTGCGCGGGACAGTTCCCTGGACGCGGTGAAGGGTTTTACGATCCTGATCGTGATGCTGGGACATGTTCTTGTCTTAAATAAAATCAACGATCCGGTGATTTATGACTGGATCAAGGCGGTGCAGATGCCGCTGTTTATGATGGTGTCGGGGTATCTGTGTGGTAAGGCGGTCAAGGTGGGAAGTTTTGCAGATTATGGGTGGATGCTGAAAAAACGTGCCGTCGGGTATCTGCTGCCTTTTCTTGCCTGGACGCTGGTTTTTCACCTGGATGATTTCACCTGGGCGTTTCCGGCCTATCTGGAGCAGCCGGAGCGGGGGCTTTGGTTTCTGATCACGCTGTTTGTACTGACATTTATGGTGTATACCGCGCAGCTGGCGGAAGCGCTGCTGGGAGGCGGCAGGAAGGGGAAGGTCGCTTTCTGGCTGGTGTATGGTGCGCTGACTGTATTGGTACTGCTGGAAGCCCGGGCGGGCATTCCGTGGCTGGGGCCGCACCTGACGAAGATTTATCTGCCCTTTTACATGGCGGCTTACCTGTGGGGGGAATATCAGCCGCGCATCACAGCGCATTTTTCGCCGGAGCTCTGGAAAAAACTGGTGAACGGCATTGCCATCGCGGGCGGAATCTATTGCATCGCGGCGGCGGTGGGCATGGATCTGATGGTGATGAACGGCATCCGGGATTACGTGCTACAGAACTTGGCTTCTTTTGGCGGCTGCATTTCGGTCATTGTATTTTTTTACCGGCTCCGGGACGGCAGGTGCAAGCGATTCCTGGCCTGGCTGGGACAGTACACGCTGGAGATTTATTCCATTCACTATCATTTTGCCCGGATTTTAAATCCGGGGACACTGGATTTTGCTGTATACAGTCTGCCCTGGCTGGGATTTGTGGCGGCAAGCTTTTGTGTTATGAGTGTGCTGACGGCGCTGGTGGTTGTGGCGTGCCGGCATTTTCAGGTGACGAGATTTCTGTTGTATGGAAAGAAATAA
- a CDS encoding CDP-glycerol glycerophosphotransferase family protein: MHTLIQLIKKCPPLMAVIQWLLRTLEQIHQLYLKLCWQIFVRLPLKERKVIFCNFYGGGFGDNPKFIAEEMIRRDLGFEMYWVCAHPEMVFPAPIRSVKPNSTAFAYHMATAKFLVENTRRQYYFIKRPGQFYIQTWHGGPGLKKVEMDVQAALSDEYIAYAKRDSACIDLFLSCCRWCSDLYHRAFWYSGPILERGIPKNDLYFTDHGEARRKIEEYYHIPAGKKIVLYAPTYRDNRATDMYNLDYDRVLAALENRFGGDWYCLIRLHPNLAAQAGIVPTGEKLRNATLYENMQELLVASDVIISDYSGCAFDYLVLKRPGFLYAEDYEEIKKVKDYYFTLEELPFSLAQSNDALIHNIETFDEAEYDKKCAAYVQRIQFFDDGHASEAAVDAMLAQLSPARDNR, encoded by the coding sequence ATGCATACATTGATTCAACTGATCAAAAAATGCCCGCCGCTGATGGCCGTTATCCAGTGGCTTCTTCGCACGCTGGAGCAGATCCACCAGCTCTACCTGAAGCTTTGCTGGCAGATTTTTGTGCGGCTTCCGCTGAAAGAGCGAAAGGTGATTTTCTGCAATTTCTACGGCGGCGGTTTTGGCGACAATCCGAAATTCATTGCGGAGGAAATGATCCGCCGGGACTTGGGCTTTGAGATGTACTGGGTATGCGCCCACCCGGAGATGGTTTTCCCGGCGCCCATCCGGTCGGTGAAGCCCAATTCCACGGCTTTCGCCTACCACATGGCCACCGCCAAGTTTCTGGTGGAAAATACCCGCCGCCAGTATTATTTTATCAAACGGCCGGGACAGTTTTATATCCAGACGTGGCACGGCGGACCGGGCCTGAAAAAGGTGGAGATGGACGTGCAGGCGGCTTTGAGCGACGAGTACATTGCTTACGCCAAGCGGGATTCTGCCTGCATTGACCTGTTCCTTTCCTGCTGCCGCTGGTGCTCCGACCTGTACCACCGGGCGTTCTGGTACAGCGGCCCCATTCTGGAGCGGGGCATTCCCAAGAACGACCTGTATTTCACCGATCACGGAGAAGCCCGCCGGAAGATCGAGGAATACTATCACATTCCCGCCGGGAAAAAGATCGTGCTCTACGCCCCCACCTACCGGGACAACCGGGCCACAGACATGTACAATCTGGACTATGACCGGGTGCTGGCGGCGTTGGAAAATCGTTTTGGCGGCGACTGGTACTGTCTCATCCGTCTGCACCCCAACCTGGCGGCCCAGGCGGGCATCGTTCCCACCGGCGAGAAGCTGCGCAACGCCACCCTGTACGAAAACATGCAGGAGCTGCTGGTGGCCAGCGACGTGATCATCAGCGATTACTCCGGCTGCGCTTTCGACTATCTGGTGCTGAAACGCCCCGGTTTCCTGTACGCGGAGGATTACGAGGAGATCAAAAAGGTGAAGGATTATTATTTCACCCTGGAGGAGCTTCCCTTCTCCCTGGCCCAGAGCAACGACGCGCTCATCCACAATATCGAAACCTTCGACGAGGCAGAATATGACAAAAAATGCGCTGCCTATGTGCAGCGCATTCAGTTCTTTGATGATGGTCACGCCTCCGAAGCGGCAGTGGACGCCATGCTGGCCCAGTTGTCACCGGCCCGGGACAACAGATAA